A genomic window from Brachybacterium kimchii includes:
- a CDS encoding toprim domain-containing protein has product MTLAMQGPAADDTPQPQASLNRVRDALAQRGDPMKGHAHDFKARCPIHDDNEASLHVSYVPGDDGRVLLTCFGCHGDFRDIAAALDLSVADLFDRPLPPREERVGRSTSRRRTGKRWGRIGPLPAPIAAPEREAASTERLDWRVVDTYDYARPDGEVIQQVIRKEATTADGAKKKTFTQTYFTAGGKVSKKPKGFEPTWYRCPELVDALADEETVWILEGEKDVHTAESLGVVAATNAGGAGSLTDGMLDLLEGGTIRVVLDLDGAGFQRGVQLLEALKDHADVTALLPKTTEAHSDLTDHVEAGGGLEELIEVTLPELNAWAEASKLEGQLKRVEEADREARAHLDQFEERRQSAPKAAETHSKRANRWTIESEIRVDTLLETATSVERYASVADTEWAREAARWADSTRQQAVQTARILHELTGRDIPPVLQAGVERTQPPSTTVAPAPPAEEAAPEHGTDEDLEPAPGVKAPQLRSKGELPADISAPRYVLAYGQICKEEWKPAKGDAGAEGAYVRNLKMVLSLDARIVSRDSNELLGEEDYVDEPPLHEQTNTVPDTIEATPTKLGGVRRFMIAYTHPLSGEQVITAVNADDAVSSKWLEKLDFSVDYLATTNGRAEVWRAINQVSEQQAARTVYQSTGWRKTDEGWKYVHASGVITKDGHQPAPVDLSGPLTRITLPAPTDDVAELRAAFAHIEKMTEEIPRRVILPLLGHMIRAVLGHNPMVPIIVGVPGTLKSSIASWFMGMYGPQWKRNRPGMSLAGTGATLNAARILMAHAKDTVFWFDDAAPDAGVANAQKIIKQITRMVSERIGRDRAERDGIGTVAGPQPIASGLITSELAPEAGSGQQRTFPIPLRKGDIPVDLMREQSRSLPRYHRTLLMSSFIQWVAQNDPAALREQADEDADVYLHKLYEPSSYLDPRLDERPGQALSHMWVGCKVLFEFLLDVGVLDQAAADTWMQSLDEALFEAWTATVDPDIPTSTGGRVRELLQYALHSGVGYIADVNDNHAPTGPLAARLGWKLLSGMGSDGAERTEARGIPLGWINTNTAGDDELYIVPSALTHVLGQAKTALGSSIELDEATAKRALYDEGILSCDEPAPGKAPKMTKSRLLPCINARQRVLVIPFSKLFPEEDDGGDARLLGKGAPKGPTPLTRRPRPTPASPAPAPEPAAPAAGSFTQSATALATQPAPAAALAPEPAPRPLHVVSQAPASAFIGPAAVIDVDAIYTPDGKRHAWPELTHVGQLAELVPSLGLGFDQKGLSEVGQVWISHAAALKLGLPVDQLGEDPAKVRSTLSKLTTGHELLTRAQREGYRVGGKGTSLSNWTRVFRAGEDDEPIAMLVVMSALPVDYPLVSADPDEDPQISTPDPSELVQWLRETANTVGLPLYMHPGQTGIDLAKALRRKGMTVTTRDGGSAHRKARELFAAHDPVPPAALPNTERDLDWSRVPTDEEQSKLYLHAYDRGGSYMAGAASLELGIGEPDHHPTGRTFDRKLPGYWLITVPESGDWRMPNPLAPGGTATPDDPIWATTPTLEFALEQGYDPEVFEAYTWPEHGRVLQPFYDQIKQGRTSLVEKIQRLAHPNDEDDVLDLISAEKSLEALKAVYTRMIGMMGSASFMQGKQGYAPDWRHLIIGKSRANIQRVAVANGTKHQRQWPIAIGTDTICYLSDNPDPIEAWPGDPAKLGRGFGQYKHEGSALLSDHLKYLTGKDWHGKKHLIDPADWHPTKE; this is encoded by the coding sequence ATGACCCTGGCCATGCAAGGACCTGCGGCTGACGACACGCCGCAGCCGCAGGCATCTCTGAACCGTGTGCGCGATGCGCTCGCGCAGCGGGGCGACCCGATGAAGGGTCACGCGCACGACTTCAAGGCGCGGTGCCCGATCCATGACGACAACGAGGCATCCCTGCACGTCAGCTACGTGCCGGGGGATGACGGCCGTGTACTGCTGACCTGCTTTGGCTGCCACGGCGACTTCCGCGACATCGCCGCCGCGCTCGACCTCTCCGTGGCAGACCTGTTCGATCGTCCTCTCCCGCCGCGTGAGGAGCGCGTGGGCCGCTCCACGAGTCGTCGCCGTACCGGCAAGCGCTGGGGACGCATCGGTCCGCTGCCTGCTCCGATCGCCGCGCCGGAGCGCGAGGCCGCCTCGACTGAGCGTCTGGACTGGCGGGTCGTCGACACCTACGACTACGCCCGTCCGGATGGCGAGGTGATCCAACAGGTCATTCGGAAGGAGGCCACTACCGCCGACGGCGCGAAGAAGAAGACCTTCACGCAGACGTACTTCACCGCTGGCGGGAAGGTATCCAAGAAGCCCAAGGGCTTCGAGCCCACCTGGTACCGCTGCCCGGAGCTCGTGGACGCCCTGGCTGATGAGGAGACCGTGTGGATCCTCGAGGGGGAGAAGGACGTCCACACCGCGGAGTCGCTCGGCGTCGTCGCCGCGACAAACGCCGGCGGCGCCGGGTCGCTGACCGATGGCATGCTCGACCTCCTTGAGGGCGGCACGATCCGCGTTGTCCTGGACCTCGACGGCGCCGGCTTCCAGCGCGGCGTGCAACTGCTCGAGGCCCTCAAGGACCACGCGGATGTCACAGCGCTGCTGCCGAAGACCACCGAGGCCCACAGCGATCTCACTGATCACGTCGAGGCCGGGGGAGGGCTCGAGGAACTCATCGAGGTGACCCTTCCTGAGCTCAACGCGTGGGCGGAGGCCTCCAAGCTCGAGGGGCAACTCAAGCGTGTCGAGGAGGCTGACCGCGAGGCGCGCGCTCACCTCGATCAGTTCGAGGAGCGCCGGCAGTCGGCACCCAAGGCTGCCGAGACCCACAGCAAGCGCGCGAACCGATGGACAATCGAGTCCGAGATCCGCGTGGACACGCTGCTGGAGACCGCGACTTCCGTCGAGCGGTACGCGTCTGTCGCTGACACCGAGTGGGCGCGCGAAGCCGCCCGCTGGGCTGACAGCACGCGCCAGCAGGCAGTGCAGACCGCTCGCATCCTGCACGAGCTCACTGGTCGCGACATCCCCCCGGTTCTCCAGGCTGGCGTCGAGCGCACTCAGCCGCCCTCCACGACCGTCGCCCCCGCGCCCCCCGCTGAGGAGGCGGCGCCTGAGCACGGAACAGACGAGGACCTCGAGCCGGCCCCCGGCGTGAAGGCACCTCAGCTGCGCAGCAAGGGCGAGCTGCCCGCTGACATCTCCGCTCCTCGTTACGTGCTCGCCTACGGGCAGATCTGCAAGGAGGAGTGGAAGCCGGCCAAGGGCGATGCAGGCGCTGAGGGTGCCTACGTCCGCAATCTCAAGATGGTCCTGAGCTTGGACGCCAGGATCGTCTCGCGTGACTCCAACGAACTGCTGGGGGAGGAGGACTACGTCGACGAGCCCCCGCTGCACGAGCAGACCAACACTGTTCCGGACACGATCGAGGCGACTCCCACGAAGCTCGGGGGAGTGCGACGCTTCATGATCGCCTACACCCACCCGCTCTCCGGCGAACAGGTCATCACCGCGGTCAACGCGGACGACGCCGTATCCAGCAAGTGGCTGGAGAAGCTCGACTTCTCCGTGGACTACCTGGCCACGACCAACGGCCGCGCCGAGGTGTGGCGAGCGATCAACCAGGTCTCCGAGCAGCAGGCCGCCCGAACCGTCTACCAGTCCACCGGGTGGCGCAAGACCGACGAAGGCTGGAAGTACGTCCACGCCAGCGGCGTGATCACCAAGGACGGCCACCAGCCCGCTCCCGTGGACCTCTCCGGCCCCCTGACTCGAATTACCCTGCCCGCGCCCACCGACGATGTCGCCGAGCTTCGTGCCGCGTTCGCGCACATCGAGAAGATGACCGAGGAGATCCCGCGCCGCGTCATCCTGCCGCTGCTCGGGCACATGATCCGAGCCGTCCTCGGCCACAACCCGATGGTGCCGATCATCGTGGGCGTCCCCGGCACCCTCAAGTCCTCAATCGCCAGCTGGTTCATGGGCATGTACGGCCCGCAGTGGAAGCGAAACCGGCCGGGCATGAGCCTCGCCGGCACCGGCGCAACCCTCAACGCCGCCCGAATTCTCATGGCCCACGCCAAGGACACCGTGTTCTGGTTCGATGACGCCGCACCCGATGCCGGAGTCGCCAACGCCCAGAAGATCATCAAGCAGATCACCCGCATGGTCTCCGAGCGCATCGGCCGTGACCGCGCCGAGCGCGACGGCATCGGCACAGTCGCAGGACCCCAGCCGATCGCCTCGGGCCTGATCACCTCAGAGCTCGCCCCCGAAGCCGGCTCCGGCCAGCAGCGCACCTTCCCGATCCCACTGCGCAAGGGCGACATCCCCGTCGACCTCATGCGCGAGCAGTCCCGCTCCCTCCCTCGCTACCACCGCACCCTGCTGATGAGCAGCTTCATCCAGTGGGTCGCCCAGAACGATCCCGCCGCCCTGCGCGAGCAGGCCGACGAGGACGCTGACGTCTACCTCCACAAGCTCTACGAGCCCAGCTCCTACCTCGACCCCCGCCTGGACGAGCGCCCCGGCCAAGCTCTCTCCCACATGTGGGTGGGCTGCAAGGTCCTGTTCGAGTTCCTCCTCGACGTGGGCGTTCTGGACCAGGCAGCCGCCGACACCTGGATGCAGAGCCTCGACGAGGCCCTCTTCGAGGCTTGGACGGCCACCGTCGACCCCGACATCCCCACCTCGACCGGTGGACGCGTGCGCGAGCTGCTCCAGTACGCCCTGCACTCCGGCGTCGGCTACATCGCGGACGTCAACGACAACCACGCCCCCACCGGCCCGCTCGCCGCCCGCCTGGGCTGGAAGCTGCTGTCTGGAATGGGATCTGACGGTGCCGAGCGCACCGAAGCTCGAGGTATCCCGCTGGGCTGGATCAACACCAACACCGCCGGCGACGACGAGCTGTACATCGTGCCCTCCGCCCTCACGCACGTTCTTGGTCAGGCCAAGACCGCACTGGGCAGCTCGATCGAACTCGACGAGGCCACCGCCAAGCGAGCTCTCTACGACGAAGGCATCCTCAGCTGCGACGAGCCCGCCCCCGGCAAGGCCCCGAAGATGACCAAGAGCAGGCTGCTGCCCTGCATCAACGCCCGCCAGCGCGTCCTCGTCATCCCCTTCTCCAAGCTGTTCCCGGAGGAGGACGACGGCGGCGACGCACGCCTGCTCGGCAAGGGAGCCCCCAAGGGGCCCACCCCCCTCACCCGTCGCCCCCGGCCGACCCCGGCCAGCCCGGCGCCGGCACCCGAGCCCGCGGCCCCGGCAGCCGGTTCATTCACCCAGAGCGCGACCGCTCTCGCCACACAGCCGGCCCCTGCCGCGGCGCTGGCACCCGAGCCCGCGCCGCGTCCGTTGCACGTCGTCTCCCAGGCCCCCGCGTCCGCATTCATCGGGCCCGCGGCCGTGATCGATGTGGACGCGATCTACACCCCGGACGGGAAACGTCACGCCTGGCCGGAACTCACCCACGTCGGTCAGCTCGCCGAGCTCGTCCCCTCCCTCGGCCTCGGCTTTGACCAGAAGGGCCTGAGTGAGGTCGGGCAGGTGTGGATCTCCCACGCTGCGGCCCTCAAGCTCGGCCTGCCCGTCGACCAGCTCGGCGAGGATCCCGCGAAGGTCCGCTCCACCCTCTCCAAGCTCACCACCGGCCACGAGCTGCTCACCCGCGCCCAGCGCGAGGGCTACCGCGTGGGCGGCAAGGGCACCTCCCTGAGTAACTGGACGCGCGTGTTCCGGGCAGGGGAGGACGACGAGCCCATCGCGATGCTCGTCGTGATGAGCGCGCTGCCCGTGGACTACCCGCTCGTCAGTGCCGATCCCGACGAGGACCCGCAGATCTCCACCCCGGATCCCAGCGAGCTCGTGCAGTGGCTGCGGGAGACCGCGAACACCGTCGGCCTGCCGCTGTACATGCACCCTGGTCAGACCGGCATCGATCTCGCCAAGGCGCTGCGCCGCAAGGGCATGACCGTGACCACGCGGGATGGGGGGAGCGCCCATCGCAAGGCACGGGAGCTGTTCGCCGCCCACGATCCGGTGCCGCCGGCCGCTCTGCCGAACACCGAGCGCGACCTGGACTGGTCGCGGGTGCCCACCGACGAGGAGCAGTCGAAGCTCTACCTGCACGCCTACGATCGCGGTGGCTCCTACATGGCCGGCGCAGCCTCCCTCGAGCTCGGCATCGGCGAGCCCGACCACCACCCCACGGGCCGCACCTTTGACCGGAAGCTGCCCGGCTACTGGCTGATCACCGTCCCCGAGTCCGGCGACTGGCGCATGCCCAATCCGCTCGCTCCCGGAGGCACTGCGACCCCCGACGATCCGATCTGGGCCACCACCCCCACCCTCGAGTTCGCTCTCGAGCAGGGATACGACCCGGAGGTCTTCGAGGCCTACACCTGGCCCGAGCACGGCCGCGTCCTCCAGCCCTTCTACGACCAGATCAAGCAGGGACGCACCTCCCTCGTCGAGAAGATCCAGCGCCTCGCCCACCCCAACGATGAGGACGACGTCCTGGATCTCATCTCGGCCGAGAAGTCCCTCGAGGCTCTCAAGGCCGTCTACACCCGCATGATCGGCATGATGGGCTCCGCTTCATTCATGCAGGGCAAGCAGGGATACGCGCCCGACTGGCGTCACCTGATCATCGGCAAGTCCCGCGCGAACATCCAGCGCGTCGCGGTGGCCAACGGGACCAAGCACCAGCGCCAGTGGCCGATCGCGATCGGCACCGACACCATCTGCTACCTCTCCGACAACCCCGACCCGATCGAGGCATGGCCCGGAGACCCGGCCAAGCTCGGCCGGGGCTTCGGCCAGTACAAGCACGAGGGATCCGCACTCCTCAGCGACCACCTCAAGTACCTCACCGGCAAGGACTGGCACGGCAAGAAGCACCTCATCGATCCCGCAGACTGGCACCCGACGAAGGAGTGA
- a CDS encoding J domain-containing protein, protein MATTSEPTLYEVLGVSPDAQPAEIKAAYRSLSRKLHPDIAGEEMKSFFLLVQHAHAVLSDASRRAEYDQGLGGGGGGATTESGEQQASAQSDQGPVGEQVPPEMYSGPLPRERHDLGTMPWLDFFEGQESSEVVVTRAGMPWWVPVLLGVLGLGGAVFLAQFAPPGWVLIVLGLVVGLRIWLWAGIPVRSTIALLGAACVLEVVWLLYAALRDVPWKPTALVILGVLVCMGIVLWAVYSLLVVGRLRVSRKSIRRAFSWGDPGQSVPGATARPGRDRAMDALEGGRLSAAEFSFFLGTIPGVRLVNSLEGLEGGGDAGIDHALVCGRKVALVDSAVWRPGSYAKVQGQDQIRAEAEDSWEYRPVRTTAAVEDYQGWLALSGLADVEVRGYIVVHPQTLAEPLTVANDSEDDLVQLVTARQLVQTLGNWFQEDAAEARTVDRKLLSFLVQRIRLI, encoded by the coding sequence GTGGCGACCACGTCTGAGCCAACTCTGTACGAGGTACTGGGAGTTTCTCCGGACGCGCAGCCGGCGGAGATCAAGGCGGCCTATCGCTCGCTCTCCCGCAAGTTGCACCCGGACATCGCGGGTGAGGAGATGAAGTCCTTCTTCCTCCTCGTGCAACATGCTCACGCAGTCCTCTCGGACGCTTCCCGGCGCGCCGAGTACGACCAGGGCCTCGGTGGCGGGGGCGGTGGGGCCACGACCGAATCTGGAGAGCAGCAGGCATCTGCGCAGAGTGATCAGGGCCCCGTTGGCGAGCAGGTCCCCCCGGAGATGTACAGCGGTCCCCTGCCCCGAGAACGGCACGATCTGGGGACGATGCCGTGGCTCGACTTCTTCGAGGGTCAGGAATCCTCGGAGGTCGTAGTCACGCGTGCGGGTATGCCCTGGTGGGTTCCGGTTCTTCTCGGGGTTCTCGGCCTCGGCGGGGCGGTGTTCCTTGCTCAGTTCGCGCCGCCGGGGTGGGTCCTGATCGTCCTCGGGCTCGTGGTGGGGCTGCGGATCTGGCTTTGGGCGGGGATCCCGGTGCGCTCGACGATCGCTCTCCTCGGGGCAGCCTGTGTCCTCGAGGTGGTGTGGCTTCTCTATGCGGCGTTGCGAGACGTGCCGTGGAAACCGACGGCGCTCGTGATCCTGGGCGTTCTCGTGTGCATGGGCATCGTGTTGTGGGCGGTCTACTCCCTGTTGGTCGTGGGGAGGCTGCGGGTCTCGAGGAAGAGCATCCGGCGGGCGTTCTCCTGGGGTGATCCTGGGCAGAGCGTTCCTGGGGCGACAGCCCGTCCCGGCCGGGATCGTGCGATGGACGCTCTCGAAGGGGGGAGGCTCTCGGCAGCAGAGTTCAGCTTCTTCCTCGGCACGATTCCTGGAGTGCGCTTGGTCAATAGCCTCGAGGGCCTGGAGGGGGGCGGGGATGCTGGCATCGACCATGCCCTGGTCTGCGGTCGGAAGGTGGCCCTCGTCGACTCCGCGGTCTGGAGGCCGGGGTCCTACGCGAAGGTGCAGGGACAAGACCAGATCCGTGCCGAGGCTGAGGACTCCTGGGAGTATCGCCCTGTGCGCACGACCGCCGCCGTCGAGGACTATCAGGGGTGGCTGGCGCTGAGCGGCCTGGCAGACGTCGAGGTCCGCGGGTACATCGTGGTGCACCCACAGACCTTGGCTGAGCCGCTGACGGTGGCGAATGACTCTGAGGACGATCTCGTCCAGCTGGTGACCGCCCGCCAGCTCGTGCAGACACTTGGAAACTGGTTCCAGGAGGATGCGGCAGAGGCCAGGACGGTTGACAGGAAGCTACTGTCGTTCCTAGTCCAGCGGATACGGCTTATTTAG
- a CDS encoding helix-turn-helix domain-containing protein — MELYSVEDIAEVVGVKPETVRWWKYRDPAFPPVVRVGRSWGLTKDRLEAWIVVKESDTGARAGTYRRGVQ, encoded by the coding sequence ATGGAGCTCTACTCGGTGGAGGACATCGCGGAGGTCGTCGGTGTGAAGCCGGAGACCGTCCGGTGGTGGAAGTACAGGGATCCTGCGTTCCCTCCGGTGGTGCGCGTGGGCCGTAGCTGGGGGCTGACGAAGGATCGGCTGGAGGCATGGATCGTGGTCAAGGAGTCGGATACGGGTGCCCGCGCGGGCACCTATCGGCGGGGTGTGCAGTGA
- a CDS encoding DUF3560 domain-containing protein: MTTLTITHTHLEGTLIEGTSRGDGSADALKANRWRWSRNLGSWYIRGSRDHDARTWQIDTTATQLREAGFTVEVDIDNTPRATADVESDRVERAAQRADALDAKSQRLQAASDARFATADGISESIPFGQPILVGHHSEARARRGAEKINTNMRAGIDAQNAARDAQRRANSARANTRPEHPSTTANRLDKLRAELRRIDRSRAIDRGRATREAAPLSDAQEGRYAEQTAHLREQITYWEGVRAEQIEQGRIADTSSVEVGDLVNVHGSDWWRVKRVNAKTFTVTYGHSQVRVPHHQVTAVRTADGHPKHP; encoded by the coding sequence ATGACCACCCTGACCATCACCCACACCCACCTCGAGGGAACCTTGATCGAGGGCACCAGCCGCGGGGACGGCTCCGCCGATGCTCTCAAGGCCAACCGGTGGCGCTGGTCCCGGAATCTGGGGAGTTGGTACATCCGGGGCTCCCGTGACCATGACGCCCGCACCTGGCAGATCGACACCACGGCAACCCAGCTGCGGGAAGCTGGGTTCACCGTCGAGGTCGACATTGACAACACCCCGCGCGCCACTGCCGATGTCGAGTCCGACCGGGTCGAGCGCGCCGCCCAGCGGGCGGACGCGCTCGACGCGAAGTCTCAGCGGCTCCAGGCGGCCTCAGACGCCCGCTTTGCCACCGCCGACGGCATCTCCGAGTCCATCCCCTTCGGGCAGCCGATCCTGGTCGGTCACCACTCCGAGGCCCGGGCCCGCCGGGGCGCCGAGAAGATCAACACCAACATGCGGGCCGGGATCGACGCCCAGAACGCGGCTCGGGACGCCCAGCGGCGCGCGAACAGCGCGCGGGCCAACACCCGGCCCGAGCACCCCTCCACAACCGCCAACCGGCTCGACAAGCTCCGCGCAGAACTGCGCCGCATCGATCGCTCCCGCGCCATCGACCGGGGCCGCGCCACCCGCGAGGCAGCCCCTCTCTCGGACGCGCAGGAAGGCCGCTACGCCGAGCAGACCGCACATCTGCGCGAGCAGATCACCTACTGGGAAGGCGTCCGCGCCGAGCAGATCGAACAGGGCCGGATCGCTGACACCTCCAGCGTCGAGGTCGGCGACCTCGTCAACGTGCACGGCTCGGACTGGTGGAGAGTCAAGCGCGTCAACGCGAAGACCTTCACCGTCACCTACGGGCACTCACAGGTCCGCGTCCCCCACCACCAGGTGACCGCCGTACGCACCGCCGACGGCCACCCGAAGCACCCCTAG
- a CDS encoding glutaredoxin family protein, with translation MDPILTIYGQPDCRRCKMLMQHALRKGVPFRYIDVAEDPKAKAHIKALGYLSVPVAEVGDEHWGGLKFTKIDELVPRLSKAS, from the coding sequence ATGGACCCGATCCTGACCATCTACGGGCAGCCCGACTGCCGCCGCTGCAAGATGCTCATGCAGCACGCTCTCCGCAAGGGCGTGCCCTTCCGGTACATCGATGTCGCCGAGGACCCCAAGGCCAAGGCCCACATCAAAGCCCTGGGCTACCTCTCCGTCCCCGTCGCCGAGGTCGGAGACGAGCACTGGGGCGGCCTGAAGTTCACCAAGATCGACGAACTGGTCCCGCGCCTGTCGAAGGCTTCGTGA
- a CDS encoding HNH endonuclease family protein: MSKRSRPVLGLAAGALLLVCGAYVMPGSPVKDYADDAASSLGIDRPAEPSTEKIDAKAIKGAEGSLEKLPVADLGSGDGYERDAFGQRWADLDHNGCDQRNDALRAAGTEVKAKPGTHDCVVVSAQIKDLYTGETISFVKGENTVDIDHIVPLSRSWQQGAADWDEDRREEFANTQENLVAVDASANRSKGDRGPEEWMPDAGQCTYSVRWVEVKEDFDLSVTAAEKRALEKALDDCGGEG, encoded by the coding sequence ATGAGCAAGAGGAGTAGGCCGGTGCTTGGCCTGGCAGCGGGCGCACTGCTGCTTGTCTGCGGCGCGTACGTCATGCCGGGCAGCCCCGTGAAGGACTACGCCGACGACGCCGCGTCCTCGCTGGGTATCGACCGTCCGGCGGAGCCGTCGACGGAGAAGATCGATGCGAAGGCGATCAAGGGGGCCGAGGGCTCCCTGGAGAAGCTGCCTGTGGCCGATCTCGGTTCGGGGGACGGGTATGAGCGTGATGCCTTCGGGCAGCGTTGGGCCGATCTGGACCACAACGGCTGCGATCAGCGCAACGATGCCCTCCGCGCGGCGGGTACCGAGGTCAAGGCGAAGCCGGGCACGCACGACTGCGTCGTCGTCAGCGCGCAGATCAAGGACCTGTACACGGGCGAGACGATCTCCTTCGTCAAGGGGGAGAACACCGTGGACATCGACCACATCGTTCCCCTGTCCCGAAGCTGGCAGCAGGGAGCTGCGGACTGGGATGAGGACCGTCGCGAGGAGTTCGCCAACACCCAGGAGAACCTGGTGGCCGTCGACGCATCTGCGAACCGGTCCAAGGGCGATCGCGGTCCCGAGGAGTGGATGCCCGATGCGGGCCAGTGCACCTACTCCGTGCGCTGGGTCGAGGTGAAGGAGGACTTCGACCTCAGCGTCACGGCGGCTGAGAAGAGAGCGCTCGAGAAGGCGCTGGACGACTGCGGCGGAGAGGGCTGA
- a CDS encoding 3'-5' exonuclease → MSTHPGHDERIIRTPVTTSLPLVFVDTETTMLEPTPKPWEIALIKQEPGELDQRVHIMIRDVDISDASPDSLELNGFYRRHANWSNTQQPEGASVLTSAETSRIVEEFTAGTQLVGVNPDFDARALEWLLRQHGLRPRWRHQSINLVTWTYPVLAQRGQAVNVPTSSYELAAQAGAEPPSNAEAHTALGDALWAQRWWDALVEEDR, encoded by the coding sequence GTGAGCACCCACCCAGGCCATGACGAGCGCATCATCCGCACCCCAGTGACGACGTCGCTGCCACTGGTCTTCGTCGACACCGAGACCACGATGCTCGAGCCGACACCGAAGCCCTGGGAGATCGCGCTGATCAAGCAGGAGCCCGGGGAGCTCGACCAAAGGGTGCACATCATGATCCGCGACGTCGACATCTCCGACGCCAGCCCCGACTCGCTCGAGCTCAACGGCTTCTACCGCCGACATGCGAACTGGAGCAACACGCAGCAGCCCGAGGGGGCCTCGGTGCTGACCTCAGCGGAGACCTCACGCATCGTCGAGGAGTTCACGGCCGGCACCCAGCTTGTCGGCGTCAACCCCGACTTCGACGCCCGTGCCCTGGAATGGCTGCTGCGCCAGCACGGTCTCCGGCCGCGCTGGCGCCACCAGAGCATCAACCTCGTCACCTGGACGTATCCGGTGCTCGCCCAGCGCGGACAGGCCGTGAACGTGCCGACGTCCTCCTACGAGCTCGCGGCTCAGGCTGGCGCCGAGCCGCCTTCAAACGCCGAGGCTCACACGGCGCTCGGCGATGCCCTCTGGGCGCAGCGCTGGTGGGACGCCCTGGTCGAGGAGGATCGATGA